AATCTTGTTCATGGTCAGCTAACTGAACTAGATATTGCTTAGTTCAGATCCCTACATAATGTTTACGTATTTGCAGTGTTCCCACCAGACCTTAAAGCCACATCAAAACTTTCTCgaatgcagttagcatccaaATAGCTCATGTTCGCAGAACCGTGTTCTTTGTTAAAGGTAGTTTATTTGTTGCCTGGTTGAATGAAAAATAACTGGTTATATCTTTATGCACCAAATCTAATGGTttatctgaccagtaaccaaaagtttattttcttttgaatcaCAAATCCAAAAAGAGAATCTATTTGAttcttgagcaaggcagttaaaaCATAATGTAGCAGGGAGAATAATAAACTTCAGTTGGATGTTATGTGTAATTGACTATAATAATGTAAACACGACTTTGGTCTGAAccgctttattttctttatccaGCAGCTTCTGAGCCTGGACCTCAGAGACCCTTCCATGCAGTCAGCATTGCCAGTGAGACCTGTTGGCTACAAGAATCCCCAGACCCCATGTTCCCTCTCTAGATCTAGCTCTGCCTTCTCTACAGACTCCGCAGAGAGTGCAGCCATGTTCCCCGGCCACTGGGGGCAGAACGTGGAAGCCTCGCTCCCATCGAGATGGAACAAGATGTCGTTCTGGGCTGAGCGTTCTGTCAGCATGGTGGAGCCCAGCACGGCCCCCCTGGGGTGGTCCTCTGCAGATTCCAGGCaggccccctcctcccccactgGTGGCCCCCTCTCTGTGCCCCCCACCTCGTCACGCTACAAGACCGAACTGTGCCGCACCTTTGCCGAGAGTGGCGTCTGTAAGTATGGCGGGAAGTGCCAGTTTGCCCATGGCTTTGATGAGCTGCGCGACCTCAACAGGCACCCAAAGTACAAGACCGAGCCCTGTCGCACCTTTCACACCATTGGCTTCTGTCCCTACGGCATCCGCTGCCATTTTGTTCATAACAACGAGGACGACCTGGGCCCCGCCCGGCCCTGTCCCCAAGTCCCCCGTACCAGGCGGCCCCCACTGCTCAGGCAGAGCTTCAGCTTTGCAGgctttccctctccccctccacagcCCCCGGAGGACTCCCTGCCTCATCCGTTCCTCCGCGTGCCCTCCGTCTCCCCTCACGCCTCGGCGGACGCCTCCGACCTGCTCTCCCACGCCTTCACCGAGGCGGACTCTGCCTTTGAGCCGGCACGCGATCCCCAGTCTCAGTTTCTTCCCTCTCCGGACTCGGGCTGTTCCCTGTGCGGGATGTCCCCCGTGCCTTCGCCCTCCCAGAACCCCTGCGCCTCGTCGGCGGGACGCGGCCTGCAGCAGAGCCCTCCCTGTGGGCCGGTTCTCGGAGCCCGGAGCCTCTCCTACACCTCGCTGTCCGACCATGAGGGTGGGTGCGGCAGCTCCACCAGCAGCCTTAGCGGTTCTGACTCCTCTGGTCCAGACGGTTCCGGCCGGCGGCTTCCCATTTTTAGTCAGCTCTCCGTGCCTGACGAAGGCTTTGGCAGCGAAGGCGCTAGCTTCTTTCTTTAGGCGGGGTGGTGTCTTCCAACCACCCGACTCCATCACTGTCTGTTGAATTCCAGTGGAAACgcttgtattttcttttttactgtgACTGTATACTATTGTATACCTGCTGTATTGTGTGGGCAGATGCTTGATACATAAGTGTTTCTGTAAAACTCAAGTGAGATTAAGTTATACAATCAGGGCTAAGATTTGAGGTTCAAGGAATATTGCCAaaacgaccccccccccccccccattgcaCTGCATTGATTGTTTTGGACCAATGTTATCAGTGCCATTGAAGATGGAACTGCTCAATTCCTAGCAGTTGTTGTAAGGTATAATAGTCATGTAAACAAAAGTTCAGGAAGCAATAAATTAATCTTAATGTTTATTATGAAGCCAAAGAAGGACACAGTGCGTCTCTGCCAGGTTAGAAGCTTTCCCCTTTGAATGTTGGGCAACTATTGTTGATGTTTAATGCTTGAGAGGGGCTCTTCATTGTACACTTATGTTTTTAGACGATCTAATCACCTGTAaaaacttctttttttttgcaggtttatttttctgaaacagcATTTTCATTGTTAAAGTTGCGGGAGGATCAAAGCTTAAATTGATTTCCAAACTTTACTCTGCAAGGCAACTTGTgagtttcattgttttctaatgTTTCTTTGATCTGTGCAGTTTCTTATATAGATGTGCTGAACACACCAAGGGAACTTGTATTCCCTGTGTGGGAGACTGGATGTATTCCCTGAttagcagaaaaacatgtaaaagtATTGTGTTTCTGTTGAAATCTGAGTTGGACCTAAACTGCACCTGGTTCAGTCATTTGAAATGTAGTGTCTTATAGAAATTGTTGGAGATGAAATGGTAGTTTCAGATGTTTTGGTAGTTGGTTCTGAGACTGGATGCTCTTTTTGCATTCCATTGTATTTAAATGCCTTTTGACCAACATGTTTCAGGCTTGTTTAGTGTTAATCTTtagtaaattaatttgtttaatttattttaatgtatttatagatAACTGAGTTGTTAATGATTGTATCAAGTTTAATATATTGgttcttttcctttttgtacTGGcaataaactttttttaaaacaatgttccGTCTCTTAATGAATGCTTCCATCAACTGGAGTCAGCGCATGGTGACAATCTGCCCACAGTGGttgccattttaaatgtatggaCTAGATTCATCATGGCGCCATCAGGGTTGTTTGTGAGTGAACTGTTCATGAACTATTAAGATTTGGCCTCCTGTCACACTAACCTAGTTACAGCACAGCTACTGAGATGGTGTTTTGTATCCATGTTTAACTGCTCAACAACACCCTGCCCGAAGATTTGTCTGTAACTGGGGACTGCTCTCCTATAGCTGTATTCCTTTGTtattcagagtgtgtgtgtgtgggggggggggggttgttcaGTGCCTGTGGTGGGGGTAGTCAAGCAGATCAGATTTCATATGAAGATAAGACTGCTTTTGTTTCGTCTCTAATCTTTACGCCCCTTTTGCTCACTGCCAGTGTAGCAATAACATTTGAATGCCTTCAGATGGCAGCTGATGCCTGGACTAAACAATGGCAGTGTCATTTGTGTGGCTGTTTTTTAACTAACTGACAAAAAAGTAAGCTTTAAGTTAATTGTAGATCAATACTGAAAAAGTATTCTGGATTGTGTAAGAAGTTGAACTCCTGTTTTGGTTTTCTGTTAGTCAATGAAATTGTGTTATTTCCATTAAAATGTCATGAATGATATTCAGAagacacaccccccccaccaccaatGTTTGTGTTCCTCATTTACCATGAGATCCATGGGTCATCACAGCGACAATGAAGAAGCTCTGAACgcaaaatgaaaacaacctGTGTCACGATTGACAGTGCAGTGATGTGACAGTGATACAGTTCATCATTCTCTTGTCAGTGTGACAATAGGATGGTGTGGCTGTCATGGAGGAGAGTGTGCCCGGGAAAGGGTTAAaatgtctgactgtcctccattgtgaggtggtggggggggggcggattCTCCCACATCGCCCAGTGAGTTTGTACAAAGGCAGGCACATTTTCACACAACCACGGATCATCTGGAGTACGGAGCAGATGGCTGCATTCACCGGGACCATGGGTCAAACATATGGTCCTGGATAGAAAGGAATCTCTTTTTgaggagcggggggggggggggggggggggggggttaatgtGCCCATGCCTATGCACTGTATTCCACAGAGGCACAGGGTGAAGGGAAAAGGTCTGAACAAATGTATACAGAAGAGTCTCCCCGTGGCTGACCCTGAGGGGTCCGGTGTAACATGAGCGCCTTGTGTTGGCAGGAAAAGTTACTAAgcagttcatttatttttgcctGTTTGCTCTCCTTTTTACTTGCTCTGCTGATTTGGTGAAAAGAGAATGTGTTCATTTAGAAATAATTAGTTGTTGGCACAACTGTTGGACATGCTTAAACTAATCAATCAATGAACTGtataacagaatataaaaagCCTTGTTTCTTCCTTTATGAAGAACACATTTACCAttgtttgtatttaaatatgtttaagcTGAACcagaacaatacatttgaaaaatctAACTGGCTAAATGAACAGCTTGTAGAACCTGGCCTTCATACCAAACAGCAGTTTATCGGTTTGTATTCCCCACCACCCCAAAAATTACGGTTGTTAACCCTGTTAttaccaaaaacatttaaattatggTCTgcacaaaaaacaatattagcCACTAGAGGTCAGTAAAGGCTTGTTTATCCTGATCTGCAGCAATACCTATTCTGTCACGCATTTCGGTCCTGCAGGATAATCAACTGCATATAGGGGTCAGCATTAACCTGTTCCCTAAAGCAAAGCACACACAAACTGCTGGTCATGGTTCACATCCGAAAGAGTACATCTCCAAAGTATTCTCGTTGACACCTGACCTGTTTATCACACATATGAAAAGGTTTGAATAACAATAAGGTAACCTTTTCAGTTAGGGTACActatttaatgaattggacatTGTTATTATGGTTTTTGAACACTTCAGTGGGTGTTTTCTGGGGTTATAAACATCCCATTTTTATATGTATACTAACCAAACACCACCAATGGAATTTACACAAATAAAACGTCATTGTCTTGTCACTGTGATGTGgaacattattatttacatattatttgaCTTATTCTATCTCTGCCTAAAGACTGTGGACACAGCCcatctgtatttattgacccatttgtcatctgaacatggaaaaaactgctaatgtaaaaaaagctttataaaacaaaaatatttatatatatatatatatatatatatatatatatatatatatatatatatatatatatatatatatatacacacatatatatattgttcttcTACAACCTGGTACAAATTGAAACCTGAAGTGTGTTTTTGGAATAGGTGTATAGCTAAAGTTTCCAATATACTGCCATCTCACAGCTTAGTGGGAATCCAAACTTAATAGTCTGGTCAGTCCTGATGACCCATCTACAAGAGCATCAAGAGGTAAAAGCCTAATTAATAGTTCAATGCAGTGGattacattaaaatgatagagTCCTCGAATGGCGATGTTCatcttaaaacatattttccccAGATAAATTCTCACAGACCTGAGGGCCTTCATTTCACTTCTTCTTCCTGGTCTACTAACTTCCCCTCATGGTCACACACAGCAGGCCAAGATGGCTTGAtgtaaatattcacaaaaactGGACTCCCCTATAATTTTATTATCCAGACTGGGAACAACTGGTCTGCCTTTTTCCCTTGCTACATGGGTGCCCCAAAGCAAGGCATCTTGCAGGGTATTATTTCTGGTCAGGGCAAGTCCATTCCCGCTCCACCCACCAAACCCagactaaaaaaaaaataccagtGATAAGTCTCACTCTGGGAGATCCCCTCGGATGGATTAGGACAATAGGTTCTCAAAGTGGCCTCACctggatacttttttttaagaacGTGTCTCAGAGTTGGCCGTCTCTGTTCCTCTAATGTCTCTGCCACAGGCTCACAAAAGAAGAAGTGGCGTAGATCATTATGATatgatgtctgtctgtttcaaaaCCTACATGTcctacaattaaaatattttaatccgAATCTATCAGatatattcaaattttaaaaatagcaatttttGACATTATAGTTTAACCAggtgtgaaagaaaaatgtaaaagtaaaatCTGCTGTATTAGCTCTGCGTTTCAGTAAATGAAAAGTCTTCtaaatgttgtgaaatattTCAGCAGCGTGTATGCAGACGTTGTCTCTTGGAGACCATTTGTTATCGTCAGAGACGGATGAGTGAAATGCAACTCTTTGTAGTAGTCCTCTCGCCATCAGTGAGAGATGGTTCAAAAGAGACAAGATGGCGGCATATGCATTGTTAGAATATTTCTCCTTTGCAAAAACAGAAACACGTTTTAATGTATCGCTGAAGCAAGAATCCAACCCAGTGTTGTTTTATcaactctctccctcatcttccCCCACTTTCTTGCTCAAAGAATCGTAAAACAAATCtagaataaaatatattcaaaaacaGAAGATTTACCAGAAATTACAAAGATTCTTTCGCCAATTCTGGGTAAGCTGAACATTCTCTTCCAACCCCACTTGGAAGCAATTCAGATGTTCTGGTTAATTTGTACTGACATTGGCAGTGTTCAAAAGGATCAAAATGAAATGAGCGTAGAAATGGTCACAAATGATGAGGCTTGATTTCAGACTTGACATTAAAAAAAGCTGAAGGGTTTACAGACTTTTGACATCAACTGTAATTGGAATGCTCGTGATATGTTACAAAtccaatttatataatttattagaTGCTCTTATCTAGATGTGCTCTCAGACTAGTTCAAGGAAATGGACGAAAAAATCTTTAAAAGTGGAACTCTTCAGAGTGAACTATATGTCCCTAGAGGTGTTAGGTGGACCAAGGATGAGAAACGTGAAAAAATGACCTCAAACTTCATCAGAACTTCCAAGTAACAGTCTATCCAACTCTAGAAACTGGacgtttgtaaaatatattgttaataaaaatgtgcctaaacacatttttctttttactttggtgatattaatatttttatattgaataCATTCATGTGATTTTAAGcacaaacattttcttaaacatctTTTAGAGCAGACTAGCAGTAGTATATATATTGTCTCTATCATGTATATATTAAGAGTCTATATGTTGTTGTATGGACAAATTCATTAAGATATTCTCAAGGTTTGTGAGACAAATGTAAAAATCCTATTGTCCCAATCAAATGTATATCATATTTGAAAATTGCCAGGAAAATCTGAGATCATCAATTTAATGATCGGTTAATATTATGTTATGGACAACTTCAATTGCCTAAATATCTTAACTTCAGGAGAATTAAATAGATTTGTCTGTTTGTGCAcacgtgtgagtgtgtttttgcatgtgtgtgagggTATTTTTGCTTGTGCGTGAGTGTCTTCAAGGTTATGAGAGCGGGTACTCAGAGTCCTGTTCTGAATGACCACCTTTGTGGTTCATTCACGCCAGCTCCATTTACCACATGGCCTCTCAGAGTCAACATCTCTGCCCGATGACCATGGGCGTGGACTAGGAGTAGGGAGGAAAGCTCagcttctctctctgtttttgtgtctttcccTCCTCTCAGTGCATGTGTGGATTTGTCCATTTGCTGCAGGCACTTTGACAAGAGATAGGAATTGCACAATTCTGTTCCCTAAATTCTGAGAAAAACATCTGTGGGTTTTCGCAATGTGCACTGTTGTCAGTTTTGCTGAGAACTCTCCCACACTGATTTTCCCCTGTTGTGTAAGATATGTATAGATATCTaacctgtgtgtgcgtgtgttttgagAATTTCAAATTTGGGAGGATAGTGCATTATGTGCCACACTGTTTATTGTGTCAGAGGCAGCATAAACAAGTCAGTGAGGACTTACCTCTGAAGTCATTTGTCATTTATAGAAGTGAGTAATAGCACAAACATTTGAAGTTTGCTTGTTTCAATGAATGTTTAATTACACTCACtatccattttatttttacgaAAAATATGTCAAGCAGGAAACCTGGAAGACACTGCCCAGCTCTTTTCGTCTGGTTCCACACACTTCAGGATACGTAAATACATTTGCTAACTACCCTTAACTTTAAGAGTCATTTTGTTTGGTTATCCCGAGGAAGGAAAATATCAGTGGTTTTGATTTGTGGAAATGTGAATGGTAATTTGATTTTATATAGGTAAGATAGATAAAGATTAAGTAAGGTCAATAATGCTTCGCTGGGCAGACCTGTTGTTTGCACAAGATTGCGTAACTATGAACTGAAACATGTCAGAGTAATTTAGCCCTAAGGGCAACTGATCCGAGTCAGTAGGTCCCGATATTTAGTGAGAAAACTATGAGTCAAGCTTACTGTCCATAGCTGGCAAAATCAAATGCCACGTAAAGATTTAAACCAATCCTTCCGTAAAATAACAGACATACATCACAGGAGTTGTGCATGCGCAACTGATTTGGGATTGTCTTAGCAATGTGTTGTCAGCTAAAATACCACCGACGTAAATTACATCTTTACGCAACACTGGCTACCCATGCAATGatacaaaatacagtaaataaataagTAAGTGTAATCATGGGCATACAGTGCCTTCgggaatgtattcagacccattaATCTACACCCAATAgccataatgaccaagcaagGTATTAGAAATGTATATCTCATGTAGCCTACATAAGTATTAAGACTCTTTGTTAAGACTCTCCAAATTGTGTTAAGTTCCCTCCCGTGTCCTTTATCCACAATTGAGATGTCTCTACAACTTGACTGGAGTCCACAGGCAAAAGTCCATTGATTGAATGGGATTTAGAAAGGGACACACCTATCTATTTAAGATCCCACACTTTTCAGTGCATGTTAGACCAAAACACAAgtcatgaagtccaaggaactatCTCCTTAGACCCCATAGATATATTTGTgtaaggcatagatctgggagAAAAATAATTTGCTAACGcactgaaagttcccaggagcacgtCTGGAACCGCAAATACTCTTTCTAGAAGTGCAAATCAGAGAAAATAccaaaatccaggtgtgcaaagcttgtAGAGGCACACCCATGAAGCCTCGAAGCTGTGATCGGGCccaaaggcacttctacaaagCCCTACATAAAGTgtttgaatacttatgtacagtactgtgcaaaattcTTAGGCACCTCAAAGCCAAACTAAAGTAATTCACTTGGATAGTAAgggtttatttatatttaaaaaaaatatatacatatgaaatgatataaataaataattcaaacagTTACTACTGTAATGCATGCACTCAGAGAAACAGGGAGGTGGATGGACCCAAGCGCAGGATGTTTATTCAAAACCCAACAGAACCCAAGGAGCAGGCTGGCACATTATCGATGGGCAGGCAGACGGTCAGTGCACgggagttggagagagaggagctgaaGTGCCAGAAGGGTGATCCAAAAAAACGTTGGTCAGGCAAAAGGCCGGCACAGGTCAGGACACTAGGAAGGTGGTCAGAATTTCTATAACGGGGAAAACACGGACTTAGTAAAGATGCActcaaacaatacctcacaagtGAAAGGAGACACAGACCCAAACTGAACAGGGAACACAGAACAAACGTAGGTGGTTAGAATTCAGGGGATTGCGACCTGAGGGGAGAGTTATGTTCACGGGCACCATGGGGTTGTCTACGGACAGAACTGGAGAACGACCTCACAACCACCCACATAAATGGCCTCAGATCGACATTTTGGTgactaagacttttgcacagtactgtacgaGACATTTCTTAAATAACTGTTTTTATTATGGGATTTTGTGTTTTAGGATTGATCACAAAAAAAGACCTTTTGTCAATTGAAAGTTCAGTCTATAACAAAATGTGCAGCATGTGAAAGAAAACAACCTCTTCAGTGATTTAAGAAAGGAAGCCAATGTCTCATTATAATTAGTATTGGCTGATCTCACTGTTATGGCAGATTTTTCACGTGTGACCCATATGACAGCCGAGACCTAGCTGTGATAGCTTCAGATATAGATATGTCATAATGGTCACATTCTTACATTGAAAGCAGTACAAATACCGGATGAAAATAATACATGGGAAGCTTGACATGACTGTCTCTTTTGTTTTACTTAAACGACAATGTTTTTCCCCCCTATTTCTTTCTGTATTTAGAAATGCGATTCCCCTTAAAATCTCCCACCGGGTTTATTGCTGCCCAAATAAATAGTTCTGACATTTTAACACTACAGGCTATCAATTTGGTTTCAGTGGCATCTGAATGCTGCAGAGTGCTATGATCCATCTATGAAAAGTAGACTCTTATGTACAATCTGTTCTGCTTTGTGAAATTCACCAACCACACAACAGTAGTTCAAGACATTTTACGATGAAGGAAATCATTGTATATCCCAGAACAGTGTCTATAATATGGTACAAAGCTCACATAGTTGTCACAAAGTCAAAACTCCACATAGCAGTTGTCAGTGACAAGGTGGATATGCATTCCTTactatgcaaataaattatgtaCTTACACTATTTTTATAGCTCTGTATTCCAGAACTTTGAAATTATATAATGACTATGGGATTAGTGCAGGCTTTCTGTTTCAATCTGTACATGTTTTCATCCATATCACATGAACTATTTAGAGAATACAGCGGGTTTTGTTTTTAGAGAAGCAAAACTACTGACAGTTAGCTTCACAGCTATTTCCTTTGAGGCAGGTGTTTGTTTGTATCATTAGTGCATGACCAATAAATATCTTAATGTCTAaccttgattctaggctttgcttATGCATTTGGAGTCATTTTCTGGTATCTGACTACATGAGGACCAAAGTAGTGTCAGCGCAAGTCAAGCAGGCCTTCATTAGGGAGTTAAATCCCTACACATATTGATCAGAAACATAGCAAAGAAATTTGGCTTACTAAAAATCAACTGGTAAATTGAGAAGAAAGCACAGAGGAGCTTAGCCATGGTAAAATGCCAGGTAGACCCAAGAAGACCATTATAGTTGATGACTGAAGAATACATACAATGGTGGAGAAAAAAACCTTAACAGTTCAAAAGCTTAGAGGCACAGTCCAGGGGATGGATTTGGATATCACAGCAACTGATAAACTTCATCAGCAGAACTACAAACATGTAAGGCACCAAAGCACCAGTTAGCTTAGAAAAGTATCCAAAACAACTGGCAGTGATCCAGAAAACGTTACTCTGGATAGATAGATGAACATGTTCTAAAGTGATGGTAAGTGGATGGACAAAAAAAGGTTAGCAGCATACCACGTGATGGAGGTATTGTCATGGCTAACTGGAAATGACTACATTTTCTTCAGTGagaattcagaaagaaaaaataataattacacagcaaaacatttcaagaggataaagcaataatatacaaaaCTGTACaaagcagcagtttaaaaagattactataaactagcagcaatattggcaGTAGTATCGAATGTTGTAGATATGGctagtatggcagtaatatacataaaaatgtaagcTAGTTTCAATTTTGAAAGAGTGGGATGGGGGAGTGTGAACAATATGGTAGAATCATTGAGTGTACGGATACCTATataagtgtaatatgcttatgaatggtacatgcaaaggaatattctaatgcccattaaatgtACTagaaaagacatcagagcatctggaaggtttgtgtgatcagtatgatcatgggtCAGTGTTGCTTGTTGAGGAGCCTTAAGGcctaagagaaagaaaaaaacgttGGAGAGTGATTTccccgatgctccggtagcatctaccagacggcagcagtgtgaacagaccatagcctgggtggctgtgatctttgatgatgtttcctcaggcattgtgtatggtagatgccttgcacgaaGGGAAGATGGCAGCTATTGATGCACTCcacagactttaccaccctctggagggacttggcGGTCTGCTgcagagcagctgccgtaccacgCAGTAATgcagaggatgctttcaatggttcacctgtagaagttggtgagagtttttgcagacttGCCAAATGTATTGAGTCTCCTCAAGCAGTATAGTTGTTTTTGGGTGGTTTTCACAGCCAAGTTCGCATGTCTGGATCATGTGAGATCTTTCTGGATGAACACACCGAGAAACATGAATTCGGAGacactctccacttcagctccatcaatgtgCATGGCGATGGCGTCATCCGTAGTTCTGTTGGGGTGGTT
The sequence above is a segment of the Esox lucius isolate fEsoLuc1 chromosome 1, fEsoLuc1.pri, whole genome shotgun sequence genome. Coding sequences within it:
- the zgc:114130 gene encoding mRNA decay activator protein ZFP36L1 isoform X1, giving the protein MPSYALNQFLDLEEVMCKQLLSLDLRDPSMQSALPVRPVGYKNPQTPCSLSRSSSAFSTDSAESAAMFPGHWGQNVEASLPSRWNKMSFWAERSVSMVEPSTAPLGWSSADSRQAPSSPTGGPLSVPPTSSRYKTELCRTFAESGVCKYGGKCQFAHGFDELRDLNRHPKYKTEPCRTFHTIGFCPYGIRCHFVHNNEDDLGPARPCPQVPRTRRPPLLRQSFSFAGFPSPPPQPPEDSLPHPFLRVPSVSPHASADASDLLSHAFTEADSAFEPARDPQSQFLPSPDSGCSLCGMSPVPSPSQNPCASSAGRGLQQSPPCGPVLGARSLSYTSLSDHEGGCGSSTSSLSGSDSSGPDGSGRRLPIFSQLSVPDEGFGSEGASFFL
- the zgc:114130 gene encoding mRNA decay activator protein ZFP36 isoform X2; the protein is MPSYALNQFLDLEEVMCKLLSLDLRDPSMQSALPVRPVGYKNPQTPCSLSRSSSAFSTDSAESAAMFPGHWGQNVEASLPSRWNKMSFWAERSVSMVEPSTAPLGWSSADSRQAPSSPTGGPLSVPPTSSRYKTELCRTFAESGVCKYGGKCQFAHGFDELRDLNRHPKYKTEPCRTFHTIGFCPYGIRCHFVHNNEDDLGPARPCPQVPRTRRPPLLRQSFSFAGFPSPPPQPPEDSLPHPFLRVPSVSPHASADASDLLSHAFTEADSAFEPARDPQSQFLPSPDSGCSLCGMSPVPSPSQNPCASSAGRGLQQSPPCGPVLGARSLSYTSLSDHEGGCGSSTSSLSGSDSSGPDGSGRRLPIFSQLSVPDEGFGSEGASFFL